One part of the Salinimonas iocasae genome encodes these proteins:
- a CDS encoding DUF885 domain-containing protein — protein sequence MLKNIITVSLISATLMAGCSGPGKTTSGADTVTSGSMTEKQAVSLLEQRQAKWTNTFISAQPTLASMLGLTEEQANGAYAHRLPDYSPAGMASFQQDMRRAVASLKDIDARALPDNKQQHLKILINLFQYYAGDNNFPGGYIDTWAGHLPYIINQISGPLIDVPKVMQVQQSVKSNADAEAYLSRLKKMDDFVNGVVAKFRQDMAQGIILPKKLHPKTLQFLNNFLASAPADHELVTTFESKLAQIDTMSDEDRADYTEKAAALVESVVYPAYKRALSAVNESEQQASNDDGIWSQPNGEAFYQHAIRFLGDSTLSADAIHQLGLSEVDRISAQMDSILREQGYAEGTVGERMMQLAKLPGQVYPATDAGRADLLGYLNEEIEGVMAKAPEFYGTLPEQAVEVRRIPPVSEAGEAGGFYSPPSLDGSRPGIYWINLRDMKAVPKFGLKTLTYHEAVPGHHFQIALNMAQQDIGLLRQNAPYNAYVEGWALYSEFVASERMGMYEDDPLGNLGRLQAELYRAVRLVVDTGLHLKHWTREQAIDYFHKTTGTSLSDVVPEVERYMAWPGQALGYKLGMLEFVSLEKETREALKEKFDIREFHDVILLPGARPISMVKADVKNWIAEKQR from the coding sequence TTGCTTAAAAATATAATAACCGTTTCATTAATATCTGCCACGCTAATGGCGGGATGCTCAGGGCCTGGCAAGACAACGTCCGGCGCAGATACTGTCACTTCGGGCAGCATGACTGAGAAACAGGCCGTGTCATTGCTTGAGCAGCGCCAGGCCAAGTGGACAAATACCTTTATTAGCGCACAGCCAACTCTGGCTTCAATGCTCGGACTGACAGAGGAGCAGGCAAATGGAGCGTATGCCCATCGTCTACCCGACTATAGTCCCGCCGGAATGGCCTCCTTTCAGCAGGATATGCGACGCGCCGTTGCATCTTTAAAAGACATTGACGCCAGGGCATTGCCTGATAATAAACAACAACACCTGAAAATTCTGATTAATCTTTTTCAGTACTATGCGGGAGATAACAATTTTCCCGGTGGGTATATCGATACCTGGGCAGGTCATTTACCTTATATTATCAATCAGATATCAGGCCCTTTGATTGATGTGCCAAAGGTAATGCAAGTACAACAGTCTGTAAAAAGTAACGCCGATGCTGAAGCGTATTTATCCAGGCTCAAAAAAATGGATGATTTTGTTAATGGTGTAGTGGCCAAATTCAGGCAGGATATGGCTCAGGGCATCATTCTTCCCAAAAAACTGCATCCCAAAACGTTGCAATTTTTGAATAACTTTCTTGCCTCGGCGCCTGCGGATCATGAATTGGTTACGACGTTCGAAAGTAAGTTGGCGCAAATTGATACGATGAGTGACGAGGATCGAGCCGATTATACTGAGAAAGCGGCTGCGTTGGTCGAAAGCGTCGTTTATCCAGCTTATAAGCGCGCTCTGAGCGCCGTAAATGAAAGCGAGCAGCAAGCCAGTAACGACGACGGCATTTGGTCGCAACCAAACGGAGAAGCATTTTATCAGCATGCAATCCGTTTTCTGGGGGACAGCACGCTTAGCGCAGATGCCATTCATCAACTTGGATTAAGTGAAGTTGACCGGATCTCAGCCCAAATGGATTCGATTTTACGCGAACAGGGCTATGCCGAAGGGACGGTTGGCGAGCGCATGATGCAGCTTGCGAAGCTGCCGGGTCAGGTTTATCCGGCTACCGATGCGGGACGGGCAGATCTTCTGGGTTATTTAAATGAAGAGATTGAGGGAGTGATGGCCAAAGCGCCGGAATTTTATGGCACTCTACCAGAACAAGCCGTAGAAGTGCGCCGTATCCCTCCTGTATCGGAAGCCGGAGAAGCCGGTGGTTTTTACTCACCGCCTTCGCTGGATGGTTCGCGTCCGGGTATCTACTGGATTAATTTACGTGACATGAAAGCGGTACCTAAATTTGGTCTGAAAACCCTCACGTACCACGAGGCTGTTCCAGGCCATCATTTTCAGATCGCGCTTAATATGGCACAGCAGGATATTGGCTTATTACGCCAAAATGCCCCTTACAATGCTTACGTTGAAGGATGGGCATTATATTCTGAGTTTGTTGCCAGCGAACGTATGGGAATGTATGAAGACGATCCATTAGGCAATCTTGGGCGTCTTCAGGCTGAGCTTTATCGCGCTGTCAGACTGGTGGTGGATACCGGGTTACATCTTAAGCACTGGACACGAGAGCAAGCTATCGACTATTTCCATAAAACCACAGGCACCTCTTTGTCTGATGTGGTTCCGGAAGTCGAGCGTTACATGGCCTGGCCAGGTCAGGCACTAGGTTACAAGCTGGGGATGCTCGAGTTTGTGTCTCTTGAAAAAGAGACCCGGGAGGCGCTCAAAGAAAAGTTTGATATCCGTGAGTTCCACGACGTGATTTTACTGCCCGGTGCCAGACCAATATCGATGGTAAAAGCTGATGTGAAAAACTGGATAGCGGAAAAACAACGATAA
- a CDS encoding UvrD-helicase domain-containing protein — MELEIAMIGSAVICLPNFLGNLFGTAHIRLEGSELVLQINGQDRRISLADVKTFPQIRKGWFGGTYRFDVGNQSFVLRFLSRKTLPALESAVRSTITELADTRIQNIYQQFETAAVRQYLRDSRVSALDEDISSLLSLYKPLLAASGSLSAKRLQQLNILNAVHPLSSTANEIRRRFAQKQMSSRKRFFDRVESNPLTEQQRLAVIRNNDRNLVLAAAGTGKTSVIVAKALDLIDTAKAEPKSILILAYNNAAAKELRERLEYRAKQMHIQHDRLPIIQTFHALGRRILIDAGITPSLSRFAEDRLALESWATSWFVQAIQNSEHSLKMFIRLLYPAINPFDFKTVQEYEEYVRDNEYRTLKGELVRGYQELLIANWLYLHCVDYEYEPSYVSKRRISAGFDYRPDFHITGTDIYLEHFGIDRAGNTRPGINSVKFQNEMVSKRNLHTEVGTTLLETFHYNWVEGTLEDALEQQLTDAGIKLHKRPLNEILDTLKEFGGIADGVARYMKCLQAIRVEQLSGDEIFSRLNAHNIANADEYTDLLSAFHHAYKDKLLEDERIDFDDMIIRATTSVLTGKYRSHYSHILVDEFQDISKARMDFLNAMIEKGPDPILTAVGDDWQSIYRFSGGKLELTTRFEEHVGSHSLTKLEKTFRYNNSIAHTAGMFVMANPEQYKKEISTHQTVTSPQVYLLDDLIDGKPDLQETTRQLATKILQQAPDASIAVMARYNYLLQNAKDYLDEMCRNSNLKFWTFHGSKGLEADHCIIIGLSQGKLGFPNSRKDELVVEALLPSLDPYLYSEERRLFYVAITRAKQKCYLVADAAAPSVFVEELLSPSFEVNIVSESFSEKHRRLYKCPSCMGGYFKKHRGQFGEFYTCSSGSACLTKVRICEDCDSPSVDTQTHSVCNNEDCDSKLPICPLCGRPLHERAGKYGKFYGCSGYGIPDDRCSYTQTMNE, encoded by the coding sequence ATGGAGTTAGAGATAGCCATGATTGGAAGTGCTGTAATTTGTTTACCTAATTTTCTTGGCAATTTGTTTGGCACAGCCCACATACGCCTTGAAGGCAGTGAACTTGTCCTTCAGATCAATGGGCAAGACAGACGTATTTCTTTGGCTGATGTCAAAACCTTCCCGCAGATTCGCAAAGGGTGGTTTGGCGGAACTTATCGCTTCGATGTGGGCAATCAATCCTTCGTGTTACGTTTTCTTTCTCGCAAAACACTGCCTGCCCTGGAAAGCGCTGTTCGCAGCACAATCACCGAGCTTGCCGACACTCGCATTCAAAATATCTATCAACAATTTGAGACCGCCGCGGTCAGGCAGTACTTACGTGACTCGCGAGTTTCTGCTCTGGATGAAGATATTTCTTCGCTTTTATCTCTATATAAGCCTCTACTCGCAGCATCAGGCTCTCTCTCTGCCAAACGCTTACAGCAACTCAACATCCTGAATGCGGTTCATCCTCTATCGTCGACAGCTAATGAAATTCGACGACGCTTTGCACAAAAGCAGATGTCCTCCAGAAAACGCTTTTTTGACCGGGTTGAATCCAATCCGCTCACGGAGCAGCAGCGTTTAGCGGTGATTCGTAACAATGACCGTAATCTCGTGCTTGCTGCGGCAGGGACCGGAAAGACCTCAGTGATTGTGGCTAAAGCGCTTGACCTGATAGACACGGCAAAGGCTGAGCCGAAAAGCATTCTGATATTGGCTTACAACAACGCCGCTGCCAAAGAGTTGCGGGAAAGATTGGAATATCGTGCTAAACAGATGCACATTCAACACGACCGGCTACCTATAATTCAAACCTTCCACGCTCTGGGCAGGCGAATCCTTATTGATGCAGGGATCACACCGTCCCTATCGCGCTTTGCCGAAGACCGGCTTGCACTAGAGTCGTGGGCGACGTCGTGGTTTGTACAGGCAATACAAAACAGCGAACATTCTCTTAAGATGTTTATCCGGCTGCTATACCCAGCAATTAACCCCTTCGACTTTAAAACCGTGCAGGAGTACGAAGAATACGTTAGGGACAATGAATATCGCACATTAAAAGGCGAGCTGGTCAGAGGTTATCAGGAGCTGCTGATTGCCAACTGGCTCTACCTTCACTGTGTAGACTATGAGTATGAGCCATCCTATGTGAGTAAGCGCCGAATAAGTGCTGGATTCGATTACCGCCCTGACTTTCATATTACAGGGACGGACATTTACCTTGAGCACTTTGGCATTGACAGAGCAGGCAATACTCGTCCAGGCATCAACAGCGTGAAGTTTCAGAATGAGATGGTGTCCAAACGTAATCTACACACTGAGGTTGGTACAACGCTCCTTGAGACCTTTCACTATAACTGGGTGGAGGGCACGCTCGAAGACGCACTTGAGCAGCAACTGACTGATGCCGGAATTAAACTTCACAAGAGGCCTTTGAATGAAATTCTGGATACGCTGAAGGAATTCGGCGGCATTGCAGATGGCGTCGCCCGCTACATGAAATGTTTGCAAGCTATTCGCGTCGAGCAGTTATCTGGTGACGAAATTTTCAGCCGCTTGAACGCACATAATATTGCTAATGCTGACGAGTACACGGATTTGCTGAGCGCTTTTCATCATGCGTACAAAGACAAGTTGCTGGAGGATGAGCGCATCGATTTTGACGATATGATAATTCGCGCTACTACCAGCGTATTGACTGGCAAGTACCGCTCGCATTACAGCCATATCCTGGTGGACGAGTTTCAGGATATCTCTAAAGCGAGGATGGACTTTTTAAATGCCATGATTGAAAAGGGGCCTGATCCAATTTTAACCGCGGTGGGTGATGACTGGCAGTCAATATATCGCTTTTCCGGCGGTAAGCTGGAGCTAACAACACGCTTTGAAGAGCACGTTGGTAGTCATTCGCTTACCAAGCTGGAAAAAACATTCAGGTACAACAACAGTATCGCCCATACAGCCGGGATGTTTGTGATGGCCAATCCTGAGCAATATAAAAAAGAAATTAGCACCCATCAGACCGTCACTTCACCGCAAGTGTATCTACTGGACGATTTGATTGATGGTAAACCCGATTTACAGGAAACGACCCGGCAACTCGCGACGAAAATCTTGCAGCAGGCACCCGATGCATCTATCGCTGTTATGGCACGCTACAATTACCTGCTTCAGAATGCGAAGGATTATCTGGACGAAATGTGTCGCAACAGTAATCTTAAGTTCTGGACCTTTCACGGCTCTAAAGGGCTTGAGGCGGATCACTGCATCATCATTGGGCTGTCTCAGGGAAAGCTAGGGTTCCCTAATAGCCGAAAAGATGAACTTGTTGTCGAAGCGCTGCTTCCTTCCCTTGATCCCTATTTATATTCAGAAGAGCGACGACTTTTTTATGTCGCTATTACCCGTGCGAAACAAAAATGTTATCTGGTTGCTGACGCGGCAGCACCCTCCGTCTTCGTGGAAGAGTTACTCTCACCTTCGTTTGAAGTGAATATTGTTTCCGAGTCGTTTTCAGAAAAGCACCGACGTCTTTACAAATGCCCAAGCTGTATGGGCGGGTATTTCAAAAAGCATCGTGGTCAATTTGGAGAGTTTTACACATGCTCTTCAGGCAGTGCTTGCCTGACCAAAGTGAGAATTTGTGAGGACTGCGACTCACCCTCAGTGGATACGCAAACACACTCCGTTTGCAACAATGAAGACTGTGATAGCAAATTGCCGATTTGTCCTCTCTGCGGACGTCCACTTCACGAAAGAGCCGGCAAATACGGCAAGTTCTATGGTTGTTCCGGCTATGGCATACCCGATGACCGATGTTCTTACACCCAAACAATGAATGAGTAG
- the nhaC gene encoding Na+/H+ antiporter NhaC, whose translation MEVDQRATPSLSVALTPVVLTLIVLGVQIFYFGVFEPHIPLAIGVALASCVGIYLGLTWEDIREGIFKVIHVALPAVSVLIVVGMIIGIWIASGTVPTIIYYGLKTLSPELFLPAAMVICAVVAVSLGTSWGSVGTVGLALMGIGDGFDIPMYWTAGAVVSGAFFGDKVSPLSDTTNLAPAVTGTDVFSHIKNMMATTIPAMVIAFLIYLAVGFLVIDAESVSFEKIEGITTALQDNFYISGWALLPALIVMGLALKKLPPLPSLFIGVLAGGAFAMIAQGQSLQAVFDYANNGYSIQTNISEIDDLLNRGGVQSMMWTISLVLIALAFGGALEATGCLRSIINAIKTTATTFARTQVAAVGTAFSTNLVAGDPYLSVALPGRMFSPVYRGMGYSTLNLSRGVEEGGTLMSPLIPWNAGGAFVISALGLGVSGGNLENLLYIPLAFACWTAPIIGIIYAYLDWFSPKASDEERERWEAEDAAIARFNDDGKPVKEQVEKMET comes from the coding sequence ATGGAAGTTGATCAGCGAGCTACACCAAGTCTATCGGTGGCGTTAACGCCAGTCGTACTGACGCTTATTGTCTTAGGCGTACAAATCTTTTATTTCGGGGTGTTTGAACCCCACATTCCACTTGCTATCGGGGTAGCACTGGCCAGTTGTGTCGGGATCTATCTGGGTCTGACTTGGGAAGACATCCGGGAAGGTATTTTCAAGGTTATCCATGTGGCGTTGCCCGCGGTGAGCGTGCTTATTGTTGTGGGGATGATAATCGGGATTTGGATTGCCAGTGGGACGGTACCGACCATCATTTACTACGGGTTAAAAACATTATCCCCGGAACTCTTCCTGCCAGCAGCCATGGTGATTTGTGCGGTGGTAGCTGTGTCGCTGGGAACGAGCTGGGGCAGTGTGGGAACGGTCGGTCTTGCCTTAATGGGCATAGGCGATGGGTTCGATATTCCCATGTACTGGACAGCGGGTGCCGTAGTCTCTGGTGCCTTTTTCGGCGATAAGGTCTCACCACTTTCCGATACCACTAACCTGGCACCAGCTGTAACTGGCACCGATGTGTTCTCACACATCAAAAATATGATGGCCACCACAATTCCTGCCATGGTCATTGCTTTTCTTATCTATCTGGCGGTGGGCTTTTTGGTCATTGATGCTGAAAGCGTATCGTTTGAAAAAATAGAAGGCATCACTACTGCGCTGCAAGATAATTTCTATATTTCCGGTTGGGCGTTGCTACCTGCATTAATTGTCATGGGACTGGCGCTGAAAAAACTGCCGCCGCTGCCCTCACTGTTCATTGGTGTATTGGCAGGGGGCGCATTTGCCATGATTGCGCAGGGGCAGAGTCTGCAGGCGGTGTTTGATTACGCCAATAACGGATACTCCATCCAGACCAATATTAGCGAGATAGATGATTTGCTAAATCGCGGCGGGGTGCAGTCTATGATGTGGACCATTTCATTAGTACTCATTGCGCTGGCCTTTGGTGGCGCGCTGGAAGCGACAGGCTGCTTAAGAAGTATCATCAACGCTATCAAGACCACTGCAACTACATTTGCCCGAACCCAGGTGGCTGCAGTAGGCACTGCATTTTCAACCAATCTGGTGGCAGGCGACCCCTATTTATCTGTGGCACTGCCAGGCAGAATGTTTTCTCCGGTATACCGTGGAATGGGCTATTCAACACTCAATTTATCCCGAGGTGTCGAAGAAGGGGGGACGCTAATGTCACCGCTTATTCCCTGGAACGCCGGTGGCGCATTTGTCATATCAGCGCTTGGGTTGGGCGTATCTGGTGGCAATCTGGAAAATTTACTGTATATCCCTTTGGCGTTTGCCTGCTGGACCGCGCCGATTATAGGGATAATTTACGCTTACCTTGACTGGTTCTCGCCAAAAGCGTCCGACGAAGAGCGTGAGCGGTGGGAAGCTGAAGATGCTGCGATTGCCAGGTTTAACGATGATGGTAAGCCTGTCAAAGAGCAGGTCGAGAAAATGGAGACGTAA
- a CDS encoding MBL fold metallo-hydrolase, which yields MSAFRLSFVSLLIVLVNGCSIFSHSNSVERISSESGPVARASDGRYQNMFPGEKTYPVTCDENCYPAFEHLECSQHSDGCRFSANNEIPEIESGFTILWLGHASFLVTLPDDTKLLFDPVSDQFDWPIDWLHALNGGMTRRVPSWPDSATSGISAVLYSHLHYDHFNKADIAKLGNEPLYFVHQDTAGYLPQDGLDIKEVSWFSDYQLGSATISAVPAHHFNSRYWVPFLYNDDEKALWGGWLIENDGHTLFFAGDTGYSAHFKKIREHYGSIDVCLLPIASYYHPKYATWYRYVHTTPEDALTAADDLGCKVMIPWGYGNASWQMGDHSSHSPLKRLLKMHQKVNTSLPLVIMNEGESVSL from the coding sequence ATGTCCGCATTCCGGTTATCTTTTGTTTCTCTGCTCATAGTTCTGGTGAACGGATGCAGCATATTTTCGCACTCAAATTCTGTAGAACGCATATCTTCAGAATCCGGCCCCGTTGCCAGGGCAAGCGATGGCAGGTATCAAAATATGTTTCCTGGCGAGAAGACCTACCCCGTCACCTGTGATGAAAACTGCTATCCGGCCTTTGAGCACCTGGAATGCAGCCAGCACAGTGATGGGTGTCGGTTTAGTGCCAACAACGAAATACCCGAAATTGAATCTGGCTTCACTATTCTGTGGCTGGGGCATGCAAGCTTTTTGGTCACTTTGCCAGACGATACTAAGCTATTATTTGATCCGGTAAGTGACCAGTTTGACTGGCCCATTGACTGGCTTCATGCACTGAACGGCGGAATGACACGCCGGGTCCCGAGCTGGCCTGATTCTGCGACTTCAGGTATCTCTGCGGTACTATATTCACATTTGCACTATGACCATTTCAATAAAGCCGATATTGCGAAACTAGGCAATGAACCGCTGTATTTCGTGCATCAGGACACCGCCGGCTATTTGCCGCAAGATGGGCTCGATATTAAAGAAGTAAGCTGGTTCAGCGATTACCAGTTAGGATCTGCCACTATTAGCGCGGTGCCAGCGCATCATTTTAACAGTCGATACTGGGTCCCGTTTTTATATAATGACGATGAAAAGGCGCTATGGGGTGGCTGGTTAATAGAAAATGACGGACACACGCTGTTTTTTGCCGGGGACACTGGCTACTCAGCGCACTTCAAAAAGATAAGAGAACATTATGGCAGTATCGATGTCTGTTTGTTGCCCATTGCGTCGTACTACCACCCCAAATATGCAACATGGTACCGGTACGTTCACACCACCCCGGAAGATGCGCTGACAGCCGCCGATGACCTTGGCTGTAAAGTAATGATCCCATGGGGCTATGGAAATGCCAGTTGGCAGATGGGCGATCATTCTTCCCATTCACCGCTCAAGCGATTATTGAAAATGCATCAGAAGGTCAATACCTCGCTGCCTTTGGTGATAATGAATGAGGGAGAAAGCGTATCGCTTTGA